A segment of the Sanyastnella coralliicola genome:
GATCTGCAATTGCTAAAAGCGCATGCCTCAATCTTGGTCGACGTACTGCAAGACGATACTGATCGTCTGGTATTCGATCTAGAAGGCCTAACCGTAGATAGTGCCTTTATCGATGGGAACATGATCACTACCGATCACGAGAACCAAACCTTGGTGCTCTTCACTGAGAACATTCTCAACACAGGAGAACAAGTGACTGCCGACATTTACTATTCAGGTAGCCCATTGACAGATGCTTCCGGATGGGGAGGTGTTTACTGGCAACTAGATCATGTATTCAATCTAGGCGTTGGGTTTGAAGGAGACCCGCACAGCTATGGTCGCGTTTGGCACCCTTGCTTCGACAACTTTGCGGAACGTTCTACCTACACCATTCATGTCTTAACGAATGAAGGAAGAACAGCTTACTCTGGAGGCTTGCGCACAGAAACGTTGGAAGTGGGTACGGATAGTCTCCTCACCACTTGGGAGCTTGCTGAATCGATTCCGAGTTACTTGGCAAGTTTTGCGGTTGGTGATTACACGCATGAAGAATTGACTTTCAGCAGTACCACGGGAGAAGAAATTCCCATCTGGCTCGTTGCCGAAGCTGGGAACATTCCCAACATGTTGACCTCATTCCAGAATCTCATCCCTTGTTTGGATGGGTTTGAAGAAGCTTATGGCCCTTACCGCTGGCAGCGTATTGGGTATGTTTTGGTGCCGTTCGCCTCGGGTGCGATGGAACATGCCACGAACATTGCCTACCCAGAATTTGCTGCGAACGGCGGACTGGGTAGTCAAACCCTTATGGCACACGAACTCGCCCATCACTGGTGGGGTGATCTGGTTACTTGTTCCACACAAGAAGACATGTGGATCAATGAAGGCATGGCCTCATACTGTGAAGCGCTCTTCTTAGAGTCACTAGAAGGATATGATTCTTACATCAACTATGTCAAAGACAACCACAAGGATGTGCTTCAGTACGCGCACATGAACGACGGTGAGCGCTTGCCGGTCTCAGGAATCGGACATGAGCACACGTATGGAGACCACGTCTACAATAAAGGAGCTGACATCGCTCATACCATGCGCACCTTCATGGGAGATGATTACTTCGAACTGATGACAGACTTCCTGGAGACTTATCAGTTTGAAGCAGTTTCTACCGAGACCTTACGTGATTTCGTCGATCCTCAAACCGATGGTGATATGACGGCCTTCTTTGACGGTTGGGTCTTCCAAGAAGGTTTCCCTGAATTCAGAATTACTGAACGTACGATCACAGAAGACAACGGCAGCTATGTGCTGGACTTGACAGTCGCTCAGTTCTTGCATTACTGTCCTGACTACTGCGAGAATGTGCCAGTGACTGTCTCCGTTGAACAAGGAGATGAAGTTGTAGAAGAAGTGGTATTGGTTGGCGCGGATCCAGTGATGCTCACCTTGAACTTGGATGAGACCCCTGGCCTCATTACGGTTAACCGAAACGACGAACTCAATCAAGCATGTCTGGGGGAAGAGCGTATCGTCGATGACGGTATCACTGACTTCGGATTTGCTGAAATGCGCATTGACCTTGAAACCGAAGGCGACTACTTCATCCGCATTGAGAACCATTGGACCGGTGCTGATGACGCTGTAGGCCAGCCCGAGTTCTCGTTGGCTAGCGATCGATTCTGGACCATCTATGCAGACAATGATGAACTTGAAATGGAATGTCGAGCTCGCTTCTACGGTAACCCAGATGCGAACAACTACTTCGACCCTATTTTCTTCGAGGAGATGGATAATGCCAATCTATCGGAGGATAGTTTGGTGATGGTATATCGTCCAGTGCCTGGCACGCCGTGGCAGTTGGTGGAGACCTTTGATGTTAATACTCAGGGAAACGATGAAAATTACCAAGGCTATATCGACTTCCAATTTGAAGGTTCAGGTGACTATGCCTGGGCTTATCAAACAGGTGAGGTTTCTGTTCTAAACGCTAGCGCGGAACGCTTCCAGCTTTACCCGAATCCGGTGACTTCAGAGATTCTTATCTCTGGGAATCAAGGGCGGCAATTCGAGATTCTAGATGCGTCTGGAACACTGATTATGAGCGGAAAAATCAATGGTACGATCAACGTCCAAGAATTGAGTGCTGGGTTTTACTTCTTCGTAACCGATGAAGGAGAACGCCTTGAATTCATCAAGCACTAAGTGCAAGGACGGAGACGGAAAGCACGTAAAAAAGAGACCTCGTAATGGTTGGAGCGAGGAGGTGACCGAAGGGAACCACCGGAGCCCAATACCATTACAAGGTCTCTTTTGCGTACTTGGAGGCGCAGGCCGACCCCGCGAATGCGGGGATGCACCCAACTCCTATTTCACTGCAAATCGAGCAACCGTCTGCTCAACTTTCATGAAGTAATTTCCTTGAGCCAACGCAGAAACATCGATGGCCGTGGTTCCAGATATTAACTGACCTTGCGCGATCAATCGTCCTTGAGCATCGAGGATTTGGTAATTCGTTTGGCGATCAATCACCACATTCAGGATATCCGTAGCAGGCGACGGGTAGAGCTCGATATTGATCAAGAACTGTTCTTCAACTGAATTAGAGAAGAGCGGGTCTGACTCTGCTTCACAGCCGAACTCATTCGTCACTACAACCGTGTAATTACCGT
Coding sequences within it:
- a CDS encoding M1 family aminopeptidase gives rise to the protein MIKTIISSLFLFSALLGWGQVQTTLQGPYRCHRHCQHGLKSLPADASRSDSLNLIHTELSLDVTEWDLQLLKAHASILVDVLQDDTDRLVFDLEGLTVDSAFIDGNMITTDHENQTLVLFTENILNTGEQVTADIYYSGSPLTDASGWGGVYWQLDHVFNLGVGFEGDPHSYGRVWHPCFDNFAERSTYTIHVLTNEGRTAYSGGLRTETLEVGTDSLLTTWELAESIPSYLASFAVGDYTHEELTFSSTTGEEIPIWLVAEAGNIPNMLTSFQNLIPCLDGFEEAYGPYRWQRIGYVLVPFASGAMEHATNIAYPEFAANGGLGSQTLMAHELAHHWWGDLVTCSTQEDMWINEGMASYCEALFLESLEGYDSYINYVKDNHKDVLQYAHMNDGERLPVSGIGHEHTYGDHVYNKGADIAHTMRTFMGDDYFELMTDFLETYQFEAVSTETLRDFVDPQTDGDMTAFFDGWVFQEGFPEFRITERTITEDNGSYVLDLTVAQFLHYCPDYCENVPVTVSVEQGDEVVEEVVLVGADPVMLTLNLDETPGLITVNRNDELNQACLGEERIVDDGITDFGFAEMRIDLETEGDYFIRIENHWTGADDAVGQPEFSLASDRFWTIYADNDELEMECRARFYGNPDANNYFDPIFFEEMDNANLSEDSLVMVYRPVPGTPWQLVETFDVNTQGNDENYQGYIDFQFEGSGDYAWAYQTGEVSVLNASAERFQLYPNPVTSEILISGNQGRQFEILDASGTLIMSGKINGTINVQELSAGFYFFVTDEGERLEFIKH